The following are from one region of the Ischnura elegans chromosome X, ioIscEleg1.1, whole genome shotgun sequence genome:
- the LOC124171347 gene encoding SWI/SNF-related matrix-associated actin-dependent regulator of chromatin subfamily A-like protein 1 — translation MSSLTEEQRLRMEKNRQEALRKRAAKSCAQIAHPVGETSSDSSKKVKLGGNSSSLTNFYQKSDRTDGSGNGSSYLDISKTVAHHVDETSSDSTKKNKLGENSSSVPNFYQKLDRADGLGSGSSYQKLSNTQCSIMKLKKELITGHCKLIKRDRFAVDVGYHTGLINVFKSLSSSSYDPSSKSWNFNLADHGKLMNAVSSLKDQVSISPLPKIILETFLMPSKYPTLSSIDLSKIEPVLLAALMPFQEEGVRYGISRNGRCLIADEMGLGKTIQALGIAHYYLKDWPLLIVCPSSVKYTWKEAIGKWLPSIARSGEDVVVVTTAKENLLQGKVVIMSTDMFSRSGDKLTRFQTIVVDESHSLKNSKSVRSQVAFKVLRNARRVILLSGTPALSKPIELYHQLTCIDKVGFPRMTEFGIRYCNGQSKPWGWNFSGASNMEELVLLLEERVMIRRLKSDVMEQLPEKIREVVILDPSAVNRTSKEMKSSFKNFQSKQSIKTERRGAMLEYFNMSGSAKIQAIRNYIEDLLEDDVKFICFAHHQVVLNEICKVLQQNGISFIRIDGSTPAGSRKELCDEFQLSEKCRVAVLSITAANSGITLSAASLIIFAELFWNPGILAQAEDRAHRIGQKSNVVVRYLVAEGTVDDYLWPLLQGKLEVLNQMGLSKESIIDADCTHQKDSLQREITEYFKDMIDDFEMP, via the exons ATGTCGTCGCTGACGGAAGAGCAGAGACTTCGAATGGAAAAGAATAGACAGGAGGCTTTAAGGAAACGTGCGGCCAAAAGTTGCGCTCAGATAGCCCACCCAGTTGGCGAAACATCTAGTGACAGTAGCAAAAAAGTGAAATTGGGAGGAAACTCATCATCTCTAACTAATTTTTACCAGAAGTCGGATAGAACTGACGGATCGGGGAATGGCAGTTCATACCTAGACATATCGAAGACTGTAGCCCATCATGTTGACGAAACATCTAGTGACagtaccaaaaaaaataaattgggagAAAACTCGTCATCTGTACCTAATTTTTATCAGAAGTTAGATAGAGCTGACGGATTGGGTAGTGGCAGTTCTTACCAAAAATTATCGAATACTCAGTGTTCaatcatgaaattgaaaaaagaactGATTACGGGACATTGCAAATTAATCAAACGTGATAGATTTGCTGTAGACGTCGGATACCACACAGGCCTTATAAATGTGTTCAAGTCGCTTTCTTCATCATCATATG ATCCCTCCTCAAAAAGCTGGAATTTCAATCTGGCAGATCATGGGAAATTAATGAATGCCGTCTCATCATTAAAGGATCAAGTTTCCATTAGCCCACTGCCCAAAATTATTCTGGAG ACGTTTTTAATGCCCTCAAAGTATCCAACTCTTTCATCAATTGACCTATCAAAGATTGAGCCGGTTCTCTTGGCTGCTTTAATGCCATTCCAGGAGGAAGGTGTAAG gtATGGAATATCAAGAAATGGGCGGTGCTTAATTGCAGATGAAATGGGTTTAGGGAAAACAATCCAAGCTCTTGGTATTGCTCATTATTATCTGAAAGATTGGCCACTTTTAATTGTTTGCCCATCTTCTGTTAA GTATACATGGAAGGAAGCCATTGGTAAATGGCTACCCAGCATAGCAAGATCAGGGGAAGATGTAGTTGTAGTAACTACTGCAAAAGAAAACTTATTGCAGGGAAAGGTGGTAATTATGTCCACGGATATGTTTTCCAGGAGTGGTGACAAGCTTACACGGTTCCAAACAATAGTTGTG GATGAATCACACTCATTGAAGAACAGCAAAAGTGTTAGGTCACAAGTGGCATTTAAAGTGTTGAGAAATGCTAGAAGAGTTATTTTATTAAGTGGAACACCAGCATTATCAAAGCCAATTGAATTATATCATCAACTTACCTGCATCGACAAAGTTGGATTCCCAAG GATGACAGAATTTGGAATCAGATATTGCAATGGTCAGAGTAAGCCGTGGGGATGGAATTTCTCTGGAGCTTCTAATATGGAGGAGTTAGTGTTACTTTTGGAAGAGCGGGTTATGATAAGAAGACTCAAGTCAGATGTTATGGAACAGCTACCAGAAAAAATAAG GGAAGTTGTGATTTTGGACCCATCAGCTGTGAATAGAACTTCAAAGGAGATGAAATCttcttttaaaaactttcaaagcAAACAATCAATAAAAACTGAGAGAAGAGGAGCTAtgttggaatattttaatatgtctGGGAGTGCAAAAATTCAAGCTATCCG TAACTATATTGAAGATCTTCTTGAAGATGATGTTAAATTCATATGTTTTGCTCATCACCAAGTGGTCTTAAATGAGATTTGTAAAGTGCTTCAACAAAATGGAATCAg CTTTATCAGGATTGATGGTTCTACCCCAGCTGGTTCAAGAAAGGAGCTTTGTGATGAGTTTCAGCTCAGTGAGAAATGCAGAGTTGCAGTCCTTTCTATAACAGCTGCTAATTCTGGGATAACACTTAGTGCTGCTTCCCTTATAATTTTTGCTGAACTTTTCTGGAACCCAGGG ATTTTAGCTCAAGCTGAAGATAGAGCACATCGCATTGGGCAGAAAAGTAATGTTGTCGTTCGATATCTAGTTGCTGAAGGGACTGTAGATGATTACTTGTGGCCTTTGCTTCAGGGAAAACTTGAGGTCCTAAATCAGATGGGCTTAAGCAAAGAGAGCATTATTGATGCAGATTGTACTCATCAGAAG